In Verrucomicrobiota bacterium, the genomic window AACGTGTTGATGAGGTGCTCGAGGTGGCGCGTGCCGCGCCCGAGGCGCGTCTGTTCCCGTTTTTCTGGATCGACCCCATGGAAGCAAACGCCGTCGAGCAGGTTGATGAGGCGGTCAAACGCGGCATTTCTGGATTCAAGGTCATCTGCTCGACGCACTATCCCGGCGACCCGAAGGCGATGGCTGTGTACCGGCGGATCGCGGGGCACGGCAAGCCGATCCTGTTTCACTCGGGCATCCTGTCGGACACAACGGCGAGCTCGCGCTACAACCGGCCGGCCGAGTTCGAGTGCCTGCTCGGTGTTGACAGGCTGCGGTTCGCGCTCGCGCACCTGGCGTGGCCGTGGTGCGACGAGCTGATCGCCGTCTACTACAAGGCAAGCGAGGCGCGGCACGACTCGCCGGACGTCACAGCCGAGATGTTCGTCGACACCACGCCCGGCACGCCGCCGATCTACCGCCAGGACGCGTTCACGAAGCTGTACGCTTGCGGCCCGGGGGCAGCCGACTACACGTTCTTCGGCACGGACCGGGGGGTGAACGACTACGACGTGCGCGGCGTGCGCGAACTGATCGAGCGCGACACGGCGATGTGCGACGCGCTGGGTTTCGACACCGCGACGCGGGACAAGTTTTTCGCCGGCAACCTGCTGCGGTTTGTCGGGTCCAAGGCGTAGCGGCCCCGGCGACTCGGCCCTGTCGCCGTGTTGTCCCCTACTGCGTCTTGCCGACCTCGAGGCGGTAGACGCCGGCGCCGTCGGTGCCGGCGTAGACGGCCCCGTCGGCGGCCGAGACGGCGATCTGCACGATGTTCGAATCGGGCAGCCCCGTGCTGAGCGTCTCAAACGTTTTCCCACCGTCGCGCGTGCCCAGGATATTCGCCTGGCTGTCGGAACCGACGTAGAAGACGTCCGGATCCTTGGGATCGAAGGCGACGCAGCTCGGCCTCATGGAGTTCAGTGATCCAAGGTTCTCGAGGGTCTGCCATGTCTTGCCGGCGTCGCGTGTCAGATAGAGAGGTCCATTCCATTCCGCGACGATGGCGACCCGTGGATCCGTTGGATGGACCTCAACAAACCTGATCCAGTTCTCGCTGTACTTGTCGAGAGCCATGACTTCCTGCCATGTCCGGCCGACATCTGTGCTTCGACGCAGGTGCTTGCGTTCAGTGATCTCGTAGATCGTGGCGGCGTTCTCTTGTCCCGTCCCGGGCCAGTCGCCGCTTCGGCGGCTCAGTCCGATCGACCCCTCGGTCGGCTCCCAGGTGTCGCCGTGGTCACTGGTCTTGAGGATCCTGGCGCGCGTCAAGATGTAGAACGTGTCCACATCTTCCGGGTCGAAGACGAAGGCTTCGATCTTCGAGTGACGTGTGTCGGACACCTCGGACCACGACTCCCCGCCGTCGGTGCTCATCACGACCCGGTCGTCACCCGTGCCGACCAGGATGGTCTTGGGATCGAGCGGATGGATCGTCACCGGCGGGCCGCACCAGCTCTGAGTCATGAGCTGTGTCCACGTTTTCGCGCCGTCGGTGCTCTTGTAGAGGCCCGAACGGCCGGCGACGTAGAGCAGGCCGGGCGTCTCGTTGTCGCAAGCCATGTCGCGGGTCTCAAAGGACGAGAAGCCCGTGTTGACGACGGTCCATGTCTCGCCAAAGTCCTCGGTCTTGAGCACGCTGGCAAGTTCCATGGCAACGCGGTAGACAACGTCGGGCTTGGTCGGGTCGGCGACGATCGGTCCGCCTGTCCAGCGGGACTGCCGTCCGGCATTGGCCAAGCCGTAGAGGAAGCACCTGCGCAGTTCCTTGATCGTCTCCGTCTGCTCCTGTTCCGGATCCTGCTCGGCCGCGTAGAGGGACTCCCACGTCTGGCCGCCGTCCTCGGAGTAGTAGTAGACGTCCTGCGTGGTGCCCGCGTAGAGCACGTCGTTGGCGGCCCCGCCGACGCGAACCCCCTTGAGTTGGCTCACTTCGAAAGGCAATTGGACGGCGCGCCAGGTCCCGCCGCCGTCAGTCGTGACGAAAATCTCTTCGCCCACGAGGCAGTAGAGCATCTGCGGCACGTTCGGATCCATCTCGAGACGCAAGAACTCCTTGTTCTTCGGGATCAGGCCGCGGTTCCTGGCCAACCACGTGTCGCCGCCGTCGGTGCTCCTCAACACGCCGCGGTCCTGGTCGGCGACGTAGAGTGTGCCGGGCGTCTTTGGGTCGGCCTCGACGAAAGCGACGCTGCCGCCTTCGCCGGCCACAGGCAACGGCTTCCAGGAGGCGCCGCCATCCGTGCTCTTGTGGAGCCGGCCGCTGGTCACGTAGACGATTCGGGGGTCCTTGGGATCAACGGCAACGTCGTCGGCAGCCATCCGGCGTCCATTCACCTGGTGGCCGGCGCAGGGCTGCCAGTGCTTGGCGCCGTCGATGGTTCTGTACACGTCATTGCGCGTCGCGGCGTAGAGAACACCCGGTCTGCTCTGACACAACACGAGCGCCCTGACCTCCTCGCCCGCCAGCCCGCTGGCGCTGACCCAGCGGTGCGGCGCTGCCGGGGCCGCCAAATCCGGCTGCGCCGCGCAAGTCTCCTGCGTCCGCACGATGGTCGTACCACCGATGAGCGCGAGGGCGGCGCACGCAGCGCCGATCACGGCGGCCGTGACTGTTCGCGGCAGGCAACGCAGCAGCAGCATTCGACCGCTCAGGAGCGTTTCGACCCGCCTGAAGAGCTTCGAGCGGTAATGCGCCATCCCGACGCCGGCAACGCGGCAATGGGCAAGGACGCGCGTCTGCTCGAAGAGCGACGTGAGACACTTGGCGTACGCCACGGGTTTGCTCGTGGCGCTCACGACCGCCTCGTCGCACAGCTCCTCGCGCGCGGCGCAAAGCTGCCGGCTTGCGAGCCAGATCGCCGGATGGAAGAACAGCGCGGCCTCGATGAGGCGCTGCACGAGCATGACGAACGGATCCCTGCGCCGGATGTGAGTGAGTTCGTGCACGGCGATGGTCTCCAGGTCAGCCTCCGGCAACTGCGTGGCCAGATGCGCGGGAAACAGCACACACCGGTGGAAGAGCCCGGCGGCGACGGGCACGGCAAGCTCATCCGAGACGCCGAGCGCAACATCGCCCTTAGCCCCGACCAGAGCGCGCGCCGAGGCGAAGGCGCGAAGCAGCCGCGCATCGTTCGGGACGGTCGCACGCTTGATCAAGCGCTGCAACGCCCACTGGGCAACGACGAGACGCACGAGGAGCAGCAGAACGCCCAGAGCCCACGCGGCGCCGATGCAGGCGGGCCAACTCAGTCTCAGCGAGGGTCCCGAATCAACGGGCGCAGCCGTGGGCTTGACGGCGAAGTCCCCAGATAGCCGCTCCTGGTTGTCCTCCTCTGCTGCCGACGTCGTCGCAGGCTCTGTTGCGCCGGCTGCCGAAGGCCGGATGTCGGACGGGGGCACACCCGTGCTTGCTTTCGATCCGTCGGCACGCGGCGTCGCCGGCACCGGATCGTCATCGCCTGCAACGAACTCCGGGAGCGGCGCCCGCGTGATGTCCATGGCCAACGGAATGGGCAGAAGCTGGATGGTGCTGACCAGCCCGCTCAGCGCGATCAGTGGACAGACCCCGATCCCTACGAGGGCGAGCAGCCAGACGAGATGCCGCGTGAGCGGACTGCGCGGCCGGAAGAGCTTGACGGCCGCGAAGGCAACCAGGAACACGGCCGCGCACTGCCACGCGACGTTGAGCAGCACGATCGGCACATTGGCGCTCAGCCTGTTCAGAACTTCGACGAGGCTACTCATGGTTCCGGCTCCTCCTCTCCGCCTTCGACGAGCGGCCCTCTTCGGGACGTTCCCGTTCCTTCTCTGCGATCATGCGTTTCATGCGATCGAGCTCATCGGGCTCGATGGTTTCTGCATCGAGGACGTGCGCTAGCAGGGCGGCGGGTGAGCCATCGAACAGGCGGCGTGTGATGTCGCCGACGATGCCGCGCACGATGCGCTTGCGCTGGACAACGGGCTTGTAGACGTAGGTGCGGCCGTCAACTTCGTGGCTTAGCAAGCCCTTGGTCTCGAGGTCGCGAAGCATGGTCAGGACGGTCGTGTAGGCCATCTCGCGTTTGGCGGCGATGGCGTCGGTGACTTCGCGAACCGTCGCCTTGCCTTTGGCCCAGACGACCTTCATCAGTTCGAGCTGCACGTCGCCGAGCTTGGGCGGCTTCTTGGCCATGGCGGCTTTCTCCTTGTCATGCCGTGCGATCAGGCTGTGAGACCTTGTGTGATCCGACCAATACTAGTCGAATAATACTAGCAGGCTGGTAGTATGTCAAGCTTTTCGGCACACTGCGGCATGTTCTGGCGTGATGTGCAAGTTCGATCGGGATCCAACGGTGCCCGCAGTCCGGGAGACGGGACGTCCAGGCACAGACCGAGGCTCTATCATGCGCGGAAGAGCGGGCTCACGCGCCCGGCGACGCTCCCCTGCTGGAGCCCTGCGGCTCCGCTCCAGTCTGCTCCCCCACCTCCAGCCGATAGATGCCGGCACCTTGCACAGCGGCGTAGACGGCGCCATCGGCTGGCGAAACGACAATCTGGCAGACCTTCGCGTATGGAAGACCGCTATTGAGCGCTTCGAATGTCGTGCCCCCGTCGCGCGTGCAGAGAACACCTTCACCGTCGTCGTATCCAGCGACATAGAATGTCTGCGGGTCTTTCGGGTCCATACCGATGCAGCCGCGCCACCAGCTATCGTCACAAGGCTTCCGGGGAAGCTGGACAACGCGCCATGTTTCACCCGCATCGCGTGACACATGCAGCCGGCCATTGCGTTCGACTGCCATGACGGTTTTTGCGTCCAGAGGATGGACTGTGATGAACTTGAGCTTGCCTTCGACGTTCAGGTGATCAAGCTCTGTCCAAGTCACGCCAAGGTCGCGACTTCGAAACAGCGTTGTCGCTCCCCGGACCGTGTAGATGACATCCGTGCTCGTTTGGTCAAGGCCCGTCTGCTCGTCATGAGCGAACGGGGCTCCGCCGGGAACGTCCTTCACGTCCGGCTCCATGGTGCCTGAGGTCGCATGCCACGTTCGACCGCCGTCGGTCGTTCTGCAGATGCTCTTGTGCGTGAGGACATAGAAGACGTCGGCATCTTCCGAGTCAAAAACGAAGCCTTTGAGATCTCCCCCCGCATCGGGGACTTCCCTCCAGGTGCCACTCTCGGCATCGATGCAAACCGGGCCGCCGGCTGCTCTGGTCCTTCGCCCGACGAGCAGAATGTTTGAGTTGAGCGGATGAACGGCCAGCGGAGGGTAGCAGTAGTCGGACGGGTTGGCACCGTCAAGGTCCTTCCAGGTGCGTCCCCCATCCGTGGTTTTCGATATGAAGAAGGAGTTGAGCGCGTAGAGGAGTCCCGGTGTCTGGGCGGCGCACGCGATCCTTTCTGGCCGGATCGTCGAGAGGCCTTTGGCTTGATGCCACGTCGTGCCAAAATCCTCCGTTCTCAGCACACCTTCGCGCGTTGCACGGTAGGCAGTGTTCGGGTTCGACGGGTGCGCGATTGTCGCGCCATGGAAGAGCGATTGCACTTGGTGCGGCGTGTCTGCCTTCCCGAGGCCATAGAGGAAGTGCCTCTTCAACTCGGCAAGTGAGGCGGTATCTTCGGCATTCGGGTCAAACTCGGTGGCATAGAGCAGTTCCCACGATTCCCCGCCATCGAAGGAGTAGTGAAAGATGTCATCGCGCGTGCGAGCATACAACACATCGCCTTGCTCACCACCGACTCGTAGGGCCTGCAGTTCGCATACCTCACAAGGCAACGCGAGCGGGCGCCAAGTCTCAGCACCATCGGTTGTAGTGTAGAATACGGACTCTCGACGAATCGAGACCCGTAACCAGTTTGGATCGTTTTCCTTGATCAGGATGCTATCGACCCTCAATCCTGGCGGCACCAACCCCTTAGCCGACCATGTTCCGCCACCATCAGTGCTTTCGAACTGGAACGGCTTGTCATCGTATGCAATAACGATTGAGAGTCGTTGCTTGTTGGCTGGATCGCGCGCAAAACTCCTCACTGAGACGCGGGTCGTATCCGCCATCGTCCTGGCAATATACCCATCGAAGCTCCAGGTAACGCCATTGTCCTTGGATTCAAAGTCCCAGCCTAGAAGGCTACTCAAGCCATACAGAACGCGGGGGAAACGCGGGTCGATGTCGAACCGGGAGAATCCCGGGTGAAGCTGCAAGCCGCTGTTCTTGATCTTCCAGTTCGCGCCGCCGTCGGTGGTCTTGAAAACGCCCGAGGCCCCGCTTTCGACATAGACCGTGTCCGCCCGTGCCGAATCGATCAGAATGCAGCGTATATCCGTCCATCGCTGCTGACCGGGATTGAGTTCAGCCCAGGAGCCGCCACCATCGGTGCTCTTGTGCACACTGCTGTCCGTAGCGGCATAGACGACGAGCGGATTTGTCGGATCGACGGCTACGTCGCAAGCGGCTTTCGGGCGACCGTCACGCCGCAGTAACGTCGTGGGCTGCCAGGTCGCGGCCCCATCGGTGGACTTGTAGACGCCATACGAGCAGGCGGCATACAGCACCTTGGGCTCGCCCTTGCACAGGGTCAATGTCGTGACAACGCCACTGGACGGGCCGCTCACGCTGACCCATCGGTGCGGCTCGGACACCTCCTTGATCGTTGGCTCGATGACATGCGGTGTCTCGGCCTGGTGGGCACCTTCGGGAGGAGCCAGTGTGAGCGCATAACAAGGAACCTGAAGCGCGAATCCAAGACACACCATGAGCAGCTGAAGTCTGTGCGGCATGAGGCCACCTCCGCCGGCATTGAACGCTCAAAGCCTTCATACGCTCAAGGAATGCGCCGGTTCCGCTTACTCTCTGGGGTCGTCATTTGGAGACGGCGTATCGGTTTCCAGCCGGTAGACGCCGGCGCCTTCGGTGGCGGCGTAGACGGAGCCATCGGCCGGCGAGACAACGATCCGCCTGATTGTCACGCTGGGCAGGCCATCACTGAGTCTCTCGAACGTCTTGCCGCCGTCCTGAGTGCGCAGGATGCCCTCGGGGCCGCCATGGGCGCCGACGTAGAACACGTCCGGATTGGCCGGGTCCATGCCGATACAGCTCCCCCACCAGTGTTTGTCAGGTCCTTGTTCGAAGACCTCGGCAGTGCGCCAGGTTTCGCCGGCATCGTTCGACATGTACAGCTCGCCTTTGTCGCCGGCAACAACCACGGTTCTGGGATCGAGGGGATGGACTTGGACAAAGCGGACGGCGCTCTTGGGTTCCAGAGACGTGATTCCTTCCCAGCTCTTGCCAAGGTCGGTGCTTCGAGACAGCTTTTCATTTTCCGTTAGCTGGTAGATGATCGTGGCATTCGTCTGATACGTTCCTCGGTAGCGGTTGTTGGAGCCGTGGTCGCTTGTCTGATACGGGCGGTTGGTAGGCTTCCAGATGCATCCCCGGTCCGTCGTTTTGAAGATCCCTTCGCCTGTCAGAGCATAGAACGTGTCGGGGTCTTTCGGGTCGAAGACGAAGGCTTCGATTGTGGCGCTCGGAAGTTCCTTGGCTTCGTTCCAAGTTTCTCCGCCGTCCGTACTGAGACTGACCGGGCGGCCGGCAAGCACAATCTGTGGATCGCCCGGATGAACGGCCAGAGTCGCGTCGCCCGTGGATAGTACGTCCAGGCCGGTCTTCTTCCACGTCTTCCCGCCGTCGGTGCTCTTCTGCAGGGATTCCCAGTCGAGGGCGTAGAGCGAGGCCGGCTGCGTTGTAGTGCACGCCATGGCGAGCATCACTGACGCACTGATGCCGTGGTCTGCCGGGGTCCATGTTCTGCCGAAGTCCTTGGTTTTCAGAACGCCTTCGAACAAGGTCCGCAGGTAGACGGTGTCCGGATCCGATGGGTGGGCGACTGCGAAGCGATGACCCCACTCATGCCAAGAGGTGGCCGAGGTCCACCTATCGTCAGGGCAACGAAGGCCGTGGAGGAAGTACTTGCGCAGTTCCGCGATGGCGGCTTTCTGCTCGGCCCTTGGATCGGACTCGGCGGAGTAGAACAGCTCCCATGTCTCACCGCCATCAGCCGAGTAGTAGTAGACGCCCTCCTTTGTGGCGGCATAGAGCGTGTCGCCCTGCTCGCCGGCGGCACGCACCCTTCTGACTCGTGGGGCACCGAGGGGCATGTCTATCGCGCGCCAGGTGTCAGCCCCGTCCGTTGAGATGTACTGCAGACACCTCTCGACACTGAGGACGTGCTCGCCATCGCCGGTAGCAGACAATTCGAGCCTGAACCCATCTGCCGCCTCGTCGTCCGTCTCCCAGGTCTCACCGTCATCTTGGCTCGCAAAGCGGATCCTTTGGGCATCGCGGCCAAGAACAACCGACACCTTCTGGAGATCGTCAGGATCTCTGGCGAAACTGACGAGCTCGATCTCGTGGGAACCGAACCGCCTCCACGTGAGGCCCTTGTTCTCGAAGGCAAACATCGAGGTGCACGACGCGGTCCTGCAGTACAGCACATGGGGGAAGCACGGATCGACGTCGTAGTAGTCGGCCGGCGTGTCGCCCATACCCTTGTTCTTCAACTCCCAGGTTCCGCCGCCGTCGGTGCTCTTCAGCACGCCACGTTGGATGACCAGGACGTAGACAGTGTTCGGATGCTTGGAGTCGAGGCCAACGTCGTATGGCGCTCCTCCCCATCCCTCACTCCCGGGGTCGAGGACCTTCCATGAGGCGCCGCCATCCGTGCTCTTCAGGACGTCGCCGGGGGAAGAGAGGTGCACAGCATACACGATGTCGGGATCGGTCGAGTCCACCGCCACGGCGTCGACAGGACTGCGCCGGCCGTCGCTTCGGACCGGCGCTGCGGGCGACCAGCTCGCGGCGCCATCGGTGGACCTGAAGACCCCGTTCGAGGTCGCGGCGTAGACAACGTTCGGACTGCTGACGCACAGTGCGAGGTCACGGATCTGGCCCCCATATGGACCGCCTTCGTTGATCCAGCGGTGCAACTGCGGGGCGTCTGGCAGCGTCCCTTCGGATGTGGCTTGTGTGGTGGACGCGGCGTGTTCTGAGGTGGCGCCATTGTCTTGTGCTGTGCCAGCCGCGGCGATCACGAGCAGAACGCTGCCCAAGGCAAGACAGAAGCGTAGCGTCCTATGCATGGAGGGCCTCCTCTGCGTTCCGTGTGCTGTAGCCGGATCCGCCGCGCGGGGGTGCATCAGACCCGGCGTGTGCCGTACGTCGCCAGAAACCTAAGCTTCCAGCGCATCTCCCTCATCGGACTCGTCTACGTCCGTTCCATGCTTGCGTCAAGGCCCGGCGTGCGAATGTACGCTAGCCGGCGGCTAGTCACTGGAACGCGAAGTCGACGGCGGCCCGGGCGTGGAGGGGTGTGGTGTCGAGGATGGGGACGGCGACGTCGGATTGGTCCACGAGGAGGCCGATCTCGGTGCAGCCGAGGACGATGCCCTGGGCGCCGCGGTCGGCGAGGGTGTTCATGATCCGGGCGAATTCGGCCCTCGACTCGGCCGTGCGCTTGCCCTGGCAGAGCTCGTCGTAGATGACGCTGTGGACGATGGCGCGATCGGCGTCGTCGGGGATGATGACGTCGAGGCCGTGGGGATCGCGCAGGCGGTCGGCGTAGAAGCCGTCCTCCATGGTGAAGCGTGTGCCAAGCAGGCCAAGCGTGGTGAGGCCTTGGACCTTCGCCTGCCCGGCCGCAGCGTCGATGATGTGGAGCAGCGGTATCCCGATGCGTGCTTGGACGGCATCGGCCACCTTGTGCATCGTGTTGGTGCAGACGAGCACGCAGTCGGCGCCGGCGGCCTCGAGATGCGCGGCGGCGTTGCCGAGCGTGTCGGCCATGGCGACCCAGTCGCCGCGGCGCTGCTGATCGGCGATCTCGGCGAAGTCGAGCGAGCAGAGGCAGATCTGGGCGGAATGGAGGCCCCCGAGACGCTCGCGGACAAGTTCGTTGATGATCTGGTAGTAGGTGGCGGTGGATTCCCAGCTCATTCCGCCGATGAGGCCGATGGTCTTCATGCTGTGCGTGGTTCTCCTCCCCTCACGGGTCAGCCAGTCGTGGTGCAGGGCATGCACCAGATGCTCCGAATGGGCTACATGTAACCTCAGGGGCGGCGGGGGTCAAGATGTCAATTGCTCTCGGCTTATCCCGGACCAGCAGATATGGAGTGTTTTCCGTCGAAGCTCTCTGTCTGGCGGGTGCGCTCAAGGAGTGGCAGTGACGGTGTGGCGCGAGACGGCGGCGGGCGCAGAGGCTCCTGCCCCACATTGCGGGGCTGGACGCGATGTAGTCCCGGGGCGGGCTACCTGAAGGCGTCAGGTGCTTCGAGGCGGATGGCATCGAAGCCGGCGCGCACGTCGCGCAGGTGCGAGATCGTGCCGAGGAAGACGCTGAGCATGGCGAGCGTGAATACGGCGACGTCGAGGCCGGCGATGATGGGGTTTCCGAGGAACGTGTTGAGGACGATGAGGAACGAGGTGAGCAGGGACAGGGCGATACCGGTGTAGTGGAACAGAATCGCGCGGCGCACGTGCATGAGGCGTTTGACGAGGCGCTCAATCTGGCTCGTGAGGTTGGTCTCGCGTTCCCTGTTCGGCTCGGGTTTCTCGCGGAGGGTTCGGCGCTCGCTGTTGAGGGCGCGGATGCGGGCAGAGAGCGTCGAGAACTTGTTGTGCAGGCTCAACAGCAGCAGGGCGGCGGCGTTGACCATAAAGGCCGGCAAGAGCATGCGGCCGATAATGACGGTCGTTGATTCGGGTTCGAGCGCGGCCACGTCAGAGTCTCCTCATCGAGGGACGCAGTATGGCAGCGTCGTTGCGGTTGCGCAATTCCAAATCGGCGGACAACAAGTATCTCGTCGAGTCAGAGCCATCAATCGCCCCTGACGGGGCTCTGGGTGGGGTACGGTGCGTTCTCCACGGGCTTGCGCCCGTGGCTAGTCCCAATCGCCCCTGACGGGGCTTCTCGGCTCCGGGCATCGGCGCATGTGCGAGACAAGGATGGTTGTATCTCTTTCCATGGTTGTTGCCCTCTTGCTGTTCGCGCATCGGCCGGAGAGGGCTCGGCTGTCAGCCTGCAAGGAAGCCTCTTGTCGGCCGATCGGGGACGACGGCCCGCCTCACCTACTCCATCTCGGCCGGGGGGATGTCTGGGTGCGGGACGACGGCGGGCGGGATAACCTCCTCCTCGATGACGCGCATGGTGCGCCACTTGCCGCCGAGGAAGCGGGCGAGCGCCGCGACAGCCAGGACGAGCAGGTTGAGGACGCTGAGCATCCAGATGCGGCGGAGTGTGCCGTGTCCCGTCCAGTGCAGCACCAGGCTGGGGACAAACAGCACGCCCCACGAGAACCCGACGACGGCCCACATCGGGAAGAGGGTGTCGCCCGCTCCCCGCAGCGCCGCAAACAGCACGATGGCGATGGCATCGAAGACAACGTAGGCGGCCACGTAGCGGAGCAGCACGTGGGCAAGGGATGACACAGCGCCCGAGTCGCCGCCCGAGCCGTTGGGGGAGAAGATGGCCATGAGCGGTCCCGGCATAAGCACGATGAGCACTGAGAACAGGCCCATGGCGACGACAACGAAGTGAACGGCCGACCATGCGGTACGCGCCGACAGCTCGGGTTTGCCCTCGCCCTGGTGTCGCCCGACGAGCGTCGAGACGGCCAAGCCGACGCCGACCACGGGCAGGAACGCGAGGCTGTTGATGGCGAAGGTGATGGCCGAGGCGGCGGATGCGACGATGCCGTAGGCGCCCATGAGCAGGATGGTGCCGGCCCAGACGGCGACCTCGAGGACGTGGCTCACGCCGGTCGGCAGACCGAAGCGCAGCATGCGTCGCATGAGCACGGCGTCGAACCGGCATCCGCTCAGGGTGCCGAACGCGCGCCGGTGGCCAGGCCGGAGCATGAGCGCCAGGAAGAGCGCGGAGTAGACGACATAGGCGATGACCGTGGCCCAGGCCGCGCCGCGAACGCCGAGTTCGGGAAGGCCGAGACGGCCGAAGATCAGCACGTAGTCCAGG contains:
- a CDS encoding MATE family efflux transporter; its protein translation is MVLKYLADRWRADGGYRELLSVALPLIVSTGMWSVQTVIDRAFLARYSNADVAGSMNGGSVNFTVIVLFIATVAYANTFVAQYIGAKRPGRVGLAVWQAVFLSLAAGALLLVLARPASGVFLLFGHEPHLLDAETGYFLILTYGAVFPMLGTALSTFFSGRADTVTVMLVTLVSVAVNVVLDYVLIFGRLGLPELGVRGAAWATVIAYVVYSALFLALMLRPGHRRAFGTLSGCRFDAVLMRRMLRFGLPTGVSHVLEVAVWAGTILLMGAYGIVASAASAITFAINSLAFLPVVGVGLAVSTLVGRHQGEGKPELSARTAWSAVHFVVVAMGLFSVLIVLMPGPLMAIFSPNGSGGDSGAVSSLAHVLLRYVAAYVVFDAIAIVLFAALRGAGDTLFPMWAVVGFSWGVLFVPSLVLHWTGHGTLRRIWMLSVLNLLVLAVAALARFLGGKWRTMRVIEEEVIPPAVVPHPDIPPAEME
- a CDS encoding amidohydrolase family protein; the encoded protein is MILDGHIHIYSGLTDITGFAARLTEAGVDGGLVMSVAPPVFAIWADPTPAMERVDEVLEVARAAPEARLFPFFWIDPMEANAVEQVDEAVKRGISGFKVICSTHYPGDPKAMAVYRRIAGHGKPILFHSGILSDTTASSRYNRPAEFECLLGVDRLRFALAHLAWPWCDELIAVYYKASEARHDSPDVTAEMFVDTTPGTPPIYRQDAFTKLYACGPGAADYTFFGTDRGVNDYDVRGVRELIERDTAMCDALGFDTATRDKFFAGNLLRFVGSKA
- a CDS encoding aspartate/glutamate racemase family protein, which codes for MKTIGLIGGMSWESTATYYQIINELVRERLGGLHSAQICLCSLDFAEIADQQRRGDWVAMADTLGNAAAHLEAAGADCVLVCTNTMHKVADAVQARIGIPLLHIIDAAAGQAKVQGLTTLGLLGTRFTMEDGFYADRLRDPHGLDVIIPDDADRAIVHSVIYDELCQGKRTAESRAEFARIMNTLADRGAQGIVLGCTEIGLLVDQSDVAVPILDTTPLHARAAVDFAFQ
- a CDS encoding DUF2721 domain-containing protein codes for the protein MAALEPESTTVIIGRMLLPAFMVNAAALLLLSLHNKFSTLSARIRALNSERRTLREKPEPNRERETNLTSQIERLVKRLMHVRRAILFHYTGIALSLLTSFLIVLNTFLGNPIIAGLDVAVFTLAMLSVFLGTISHLRDVRAGFDAIRLEAPDAFR
- a CDS encoding BlaI/MecI/CopY family transcriptional regulator; translation: MAKKPPKLGDVQLELMKVVWAKGKATVREVTDAIAAKREMAYTTVLTMLRDLETKGLLSHEVDGRTYVYKPVVQRKRIVRGIVGDITRRLFDGSPAALLAHVLDAETIEPDELDRMKRMIAEKERERPEEGRSSKAERRSRNHE